A genome region from Arachis duranensis cultivar V14167 chromosome 6, aradu.V14167.gnm2.J7QH, whole genome shotgun sequence includes the following:
- the LOC107493544 gene encoding uncharacterized protein LOC107493544, whose translation MTVMAPLEIRIFSDLVNKASVIEECARMVASSRDIRGGNINRGHGKYFQLRGQNFKREGYVPQGEGGFRKNTYDQFQYAKGRGNQSKISPDLTCVHCGHFHPNDSCKIGIGGCFNCGSPGYIVRDCTRGKKTQNTGQNQQGWVFTVNTNDTAKADLLMRVVTRSGYRQVGFKLEGRDFVHDLICLPMVGLEMILGFYWLSKNRVLLDCFKQSIQFMLEGENGAVIAEGYYLNSVMVHCSGEDCQDYILLAANVLGDNQKLDEISIVRDFLKVFPKDIPEFSPQMEIEFAIELVPGAGPVSIAPYKMAPLELAELKTQFEELLNMRFI comes from the exons ATGACTGTAATGGCTCCTTTGGAGATTCGGATCTTCTCCGATCTTGTGAACAAGGCGAGCGTTATTGAGGAATGTGCAAGGATGGTAGCCTCGTCAAGGGACATTCGTGGAGGAAACATTAATCGGGGACATGGAAAGTACTTTCAGCTTAGGGGTCAGAATTTTAAGAGAGAAGGATATGTGCCTCAAGGTGAAGGAGGCTTCAGAAAGAACACTTATGATCAGTTTCAGTATGCCAAAGGGAGAGGGAATCAGAGTAAGATTTCTCCGGATTTAACTTGTGTTCATTGTGGGCATTTTCATCCGAATGACTCTTGCAAGATTGGTATAGGTGGTTGCTTCAACTGTGGATCACCAGGTTACATTGTGAGAGATTGCACTCGGGGGAAGAAGACTCAGAATACGGGCCAAAACCAACAAGGTTGGGTGTTTACTGTGAACACCAATGATACTGCTAAGGCGGATCTATTAATGAGAG TTGTGACTAGGTCAGGTTATAGGCAAGTAGGTTTCAAGCTTGAGGGTAGAGACTTTGTGCATGATTTGATTTGCTTACCAATGGTTGGGTTGGAGATGATATTGGGGTTTTATTGGTTGTCAAAGAATCGAGTTTTGTTGGATTGCTTTAAGCAGTCAATTCAGTTTATGCTGGAAGGAGAAAATGGAGCAGTGATAGCTGAGGGTTATTACCTGAACTCTGTAATGGTGCACTGTAGTGGGGAAGACTGTCAGGATTATATACTATTGGCTGCAAATGTGTTAGGTGATAATCAGAAGCTAGATGAAATCTCGATAGTTAGAGACTTTCTGAAGGTGTTCCCAAAAGATATCCCTGAGTTCTCACCTCAAATGGAAATTGAATTTGCGATTGAATTGGTACCAGGAGCCGGACCAGTATCGATTGCACCATATAAAATGGCTCCGTTAGAGCTGGCCGAATTAAAGACTCAGTTTGAAGAGCTTCTGAATATGAGGTTCATTTGA